A DNA window from Falco naumanni isolate bFalNau1 chromosome Z, bFalNau1.pat, whole genome shotgun sequence contains the following coding sequences:
- the HAUS1 gene encoding HAUS augmin-like complex subunit 1 isoform X1, with the protein MEEKLQRVTLWLKKIFGSAPIPTYKANERTVDILYKLVEYNEARDKDVSLLIEDMNQKAAEYEAEANYLQGLMAEVLGLSLSSLSSEAIECLYVLVNTAMTLEMKDTSLTSFFGAINDMTSELYETESNNREMEQELSNIRKDLTAALMLEKQLEEDLKKTIEHLEIQEAEGERRSSCAEFLEKKHLEVKVKIMAAEKQLAVTGFVESLTHESLMSLSEKLAGLQKEIVPLKKELESFLDLTPSPSLVQAKIEEVKRELEAVESEFSYQVGMLSLEGPEIRRKLP; encoded by the exons AtggaggagaagctgcagcGG GTTACTTTATggctaaagaaaatatttgggagTGCGCCTATTCCAACATACAAAGCGAATGAAAGGACAGTCGATATCTTGTACAAGCTTGTAGAATACAATGAAGCCAGAGACAAGGATGTTTCTTTGCTGATAGAGGACATGAATCAGAAGGCTGCAGAATATGAAGCAGAAG CTAACTATCTACAGGGCCTTATGGCAGAAGTCCTGGGTCTTTCCCTATCCAGTCTGTCCAGCGAAGCCATCGAGTGCCTCTATGTCCTGGTAAATACTGCAATGACACTTGAAATGAAGGACACTTCTCTTACCAG CTTCTTCGGTGCCATCAATGATATGACGTCAGAGCTGTATGAAACAGAATCAAATAACAGAGAAATGGAACAGGAATTGAGCAATATCAGGAAAGATCTAACTGCAGCGCTGATGCTGGAAAAGCAGTTAGAGGA ggatcttaaaaaaacaatagaACATCTAGAAATACAAGAGGCCGAAGGTGAAAGAAGATCCAGCTGCGCAgagttcctggaaaaaaaacatctggaagTAAAAGTCAAGATCATGGCTGCTGAG AAGCAGCTTGCTGTCACGGGGTTCGTGGAATCACTGACACACGAGTCGCTCATGAGCCTGTCTGAG AAACTGGCTGGACTGCAGAAGGAAATTGTGCCTTTGAAGAAGGAACTGGAGTCCTTCCTAGATTTAACTCCT AGTCCTTCACTTGTGCAAGCGAAGATTGAAGAAGTAAAACGAGAACTG GAAGCCGTGGAATCAGAGTTCTCATATCAAGTTGGTATGCTGTCTCTTGAGGGGccagaaatcagaagaaagtTACCCTAA
- the HAUS1 gene encoding HAUS augmin-like complex subunit 1 isoform X2, producing MEEKLQRVTLWLKKIFGSAPIPTYKANERTVDILYKLVEYNEARDKDVSLLIEDMNQKAAEYEAEANYLQGLMAEVLGLSLSSLSSEAIECLYVLVNTAMTLEMKDTSLTRDLKKTIEHLEIQEAEGERRSSCAEFLEKKHLEVKVKIMAAEKQLAVTGFVESLTHESLMSLSEKLAGLQKEIVPLKKELESFLDLTPSPSLVQAKIEEVKRELEAVESEFSYQVGMLSLEGPEIRRKLP from the exons AtggaggagaagctgcagcGG GTTACTTTATggctaaagaaaatatttgggagTGCGCCTATTCCAACATACAAAGCGAATGAAAGGACAGTCGATATCTTGTACAAGCTTGTAGAATACAATGAAGCCAGAGACAAGGATGTTTCTTTGCTGATAGAGGACATGAATCAGAAGGCTGCAGAATATGAAGCAGAAG CTAACTATCTACAGGGCCTTATGGCAGAAGTCCTGGGTCTTTCCCTATCCAGTCTGTCCAGCGAAGCCATCGAGTGCCTCTATGTCCTGGTAAATACTGCAATGACACTTGAAATGAAGGACACTTCTCTTACCAG ggatcttaaaaaaacaatagaACATCTAGAAATACAAGAGGCCGAAGGTGAAAGAAGATCCAGCTGCGCAgagttcctggaaaaaaaacatctggaagTAAAAGTCAAGATCATGGCTGCTGAG AAGCAGCTTGCTGTCACGGGGTTCGTGGAATCACTGACACACGAGTCGCTCATGAGCCTGTCTGAG AAACTGGCTGGACTGCAGAAGGAAATTGTGCCTTTGAAGAAGGAACTGGAGTCCTTCCTAGATTTAACTCCT AGTCCTTCACTTGTGCAAGCGAAGATTGAAGAAGTAAAACGAGAACTG GAAGCCGTGGAATCAGAGTTCTCATATCAAGTTGGTATGCTGTCTCTTGAGGGGccagaaatcagaagaaagtTACCCTAA